The Neomonachus schauinslandi chromosome 14, ASM220157v2, whole genome shotgun sequence genomic interval GCTATGGGCCAGGCTTTCCTTGGCCATGCTCACCAGGGACAGCCAGCCTGATGATTATGCCAACATGcacaaagacacagaaaagagatgaaaaagtaaAGTGGAAGACACATCCAATGGTACTGGAGTCCCTGACTCCTCTCATCCCAAACATTGGTGACCCTGCCCTACCCATCCTTGATTATGTAAACagattgttctttattttacttgTACTAGTTCAAGTTCAGTTTGAGTCACCAGCAACTGAGAGGATCCTAATAgatcctattttacaaatgagaaaagggagTCCTGGAGGAAATGTCATTCCCTGAGGTCACAAAAAGCTGGCTTGTCCATTGCCAAGTCCACCCTCTTTCCACTGCACTGTGCCGCTGAAGtttagcagagagagaaacacccaGACCCCTGCTCTTCTTTTGGTCTCTTTGGCCTTTAAGAGGATTTAGCTTCATCTCTTAAACCTCTCCTACTCTTTTTAATGTCAGAATCTCATAGGCCCGTCTAGATTTGGCCCTGGAACATGGAGGGAAGTCAACAGAGTCAAGAAGGGGACAGCaattcaggcgcctgggtggctcagtcgttaagcgtctgccttcggctcaggtcatgatcccagggtcctgggatcgagccccacatcgggctccctgctcagcaggaagcctgcttctccctctcccacttcccctgcttgtgttcctgctctcgctatctctctctgtcaaataaataaatgaaatcttaaaaaaaaaaaaaaaaaaaaaaaagaaggggacagcAATTCAACTCTGGGATTTCTGCTCCACTTGAAGAAATGAGTACATTATCACAGTCCATCGTGTTCACCAGCCTCTTCCTAGTGCCCAACACAGTGCCTATCCTAAGCAGCCCCTAATGATGCATTTAATGAATTAAACTGAGTCTGTGTGGTGACAACActgttttccctccccttcttctatGGATTTTGGGGAAGCAGGTCCAACCCTACTTGTCCATAAGCAGAAAGGGGAAGGGCCTCAGTGCTCCTCCAGGTAAAGGAAAAAACAGACCAAAGAGTATTGATGCCATTTCAAACTCCAAGACCCAAGATTTCTTTCTACAGGAGACAGTAGGAATCCATTCATGGATCCTCTAGAGAAATAACATGACTGGAGGGGGAAAAATGCCACAAGAACCAAAAAATATGGAATCCTTCTCCTTGGCTCCCTTGGCCCAGCAATAGCTGTGACATCTGGGGCAAACCAGTAACCTCGAATCTCAGttgcctcctctgtaaaatgagacttGCTTTAGAGCACCTTGATCACCTCTAAAATCTGtgattcctccccaccccaccccccacccaggctaTTGGTGAGGGTGAAGTGAACATGGGTCAAGCCACAAACACCCTCTAATGCAAAAGCTTTTGATGACTTTACCTCCATCTCATAGATCCTTTGTGCACTGAGATTGTCACGAATAATCACCCGGGATAAGTTGCTCTTGGGTAAAAATTTTTTCGCCGCTGCTTCACTGGAATTCATTAAGCTGGAAGTGGGAGGGAAAAGTGGCACAGGGTGAGATGGCTGGGGCCAGGGCTAGGACAGGGACTGATTTGATGGGGTCCTAGGGGAGTGACTGAGGCTTCCCCAGGATTCTTAGGAGAGGCACAGCTGCCATAATTTTCGGAGGAGCAAGGGAGTAGGCCCAGGCTTCCTCTTGTAGAAAATGTGCACTAAACGGGTATTTTCTGGATGCTGAAAAGAAAAGTCATCCTGAGAAAGATGTGGAAAGGCCCAAAGTGTGAATAGGACTCAAAACTGTCCTCAGAAGCAACCatcttaaggagaaaaaataggatgagatgggaggtgggggtcTTAGAGAAGAGCAAAAGTTGTAGGGTAGGGTTCAGAGGGATGAATTTGAGGCGGGTGAAGTGGGGAGCACTTGCTCCAGAGCCTAGGTCTAAGAAAGATTGGCAGGGGGAGGGATCAGAGGAAGCAGGGAAAAAGAGGACTGGAGGTTAGGCTGGTTAACaggggacttcaaagggaagaaggaattctAAGGGAAGAGGGTTTGGAAAAAGTCTAGAAAAGTGAGGGAAGTTTGTGGTGGAAAAAGATTTGAGGAGACTTCctaagaggagaggaagaagatgggATGGGAGGGGTTGGGTGGTTGGGGGTTATGGACTGGAGTCAGGTGCTCCAGGTGAAACTAGAGATAAAAATTTGGCCAAAATGAAGAATTGGTCAAGAATGCATAACGCCAGGTTTTTGCTTTTTGATAATTTACTTACACCATGAAGTGGTTTTGCAAATATGTACCTCTAAATGTTTTTGcccatttcaaaataattgttcatattttcttcctaaaatttgtaaattAAGTGTACAATAGAGAAGCAATGGAATAAATTCTAATTAGgccatacaataaaatactatgcAGTCATGAATAAAACAGATATCCATAGTGTAttaggtggggggggtgggggcagtaggTAACACAATAGTGAAATTTCTTGTGATaaatttttccccccaaaattgaatcaccatgttgtagtACTTATATATGAATGGATCTGGAAgaatatacaccaaaatgttaacagtgattgTCTGTGGTCATTCATTTTGCTTGCTTGTCTGATTTTCCTATAAGTGTACACTACTTTGATAGGACaaaaaagacaatatttaaaGGTTAAAGCATTTTGaaggactaaaaaaaaatttctaattcattttcagCCAGTCTGGAACTATGGTTTTatgaatgtttttacatttatagaCTAGTATAAACAAATGTTCCCAGTCTcccatttacatttttctgacaACAAAGGCATGAAAATTAAAAGGCTGACATACAAAAAAGGAGATGCTCACATAAAAACGTCTCCCATagcctgttaaaaaaaaaaaaacgtaaaatatttaaagacacatAAAACGCTCTTCGCCTACTCAGTGGTGTACCAAATTTACCAATATTTCCTGGAAAAGtttaaaaaggtggggggaaCAGAGACTGTAAATACCCCCTTTCAAGTAATAAACGGTCATTTTgaaccaaattgttttccaacgCAAGGCCTCTGTGGGAGCCTAGAGGATGCTGCCAGGGCTGTggaatggaagggaaggaggggaagttGGGGTCTGTGCGGCTCGGGCTGAGCTGAGGGGCTTTCCCAGGACTACTGGGGAACGTAGAGGCTGAGGAGAGAGGTGTCAGGCCTGAAGGGACCTGAGCCTCGCTAGGCTCTAAGGAAGTTCAAGGCTGGCCCAAAGGGCGCTGGGGACCCCGGGGCTATACGATCTCAAGCCTGGGAGACTAAAGAGCCGGGGAGATTCGGAAGACACGCAGGTGGGAGATGGGAATTCCAGCTTCTCCTGGGAGTCCAGGCTGAGGGCGTTTGGACTCCCGAGCTCCTGGGGGTGCGAGGTGCTGGCCTGGGAAGGAGCTGGGTGGGGCTCGCATCTGTGAGAAATCCAGGCTCTCTTGGGGTTTGACGGGCTCGGGGCTCTGGGAGAGCCACGGCCGAGGTCCCAAGGGCCGCTGGAGGAGCGGGGGTCTGAGAATAGCCCTAGGCATCCGGGCTGCACCTGAAGAGCACCAGCGGCTGCGCGGTCCGCGGCCGCAGGAAGCAGATCTGCGGATGGGTCCCTACGTGGATTTCGGGTTGGCTGCCGAATCTAACGTGCGGGGAGGCCCGGGTCCGGTTGGTGCCGGAACTGGTAGTCGCCTGGGAGGCCGAAAAAACCGATGGCGAGCCCAGGTCCCATGTGACCGAGGGCCTGGACTGCTGGGCAGCCGAGTCTACCATGCTCCAGAACGACTCGGCAGCGGGAGGCAGAGCAGGGCGAGCGCGCGGAGGCCGAGTGAATCCCTGCGCCGACGCGGCGCGCAGAGCAAGGCGCGTTGCCCGGGAGACGCGTGACGGAAGGTGGGACCTTGGGGCGGGACGTATGCGCGGAGTCTAGGAGGCTGAGGACGAGGCAGGATTGTCCCTCGGCGGCCGCCGTGGTGCAGCCCGCCACGTTGCCGTGGAGACGAGCCGGGCGAGATGGAGCGGGCTGCGGCGCGCTGAGCTGACACTACCTCTCCGCTAGGACTCATGAGGCCCCCGCGTGATCGCGGGGCGGGTGACCGGGTAGGGCCGGGCGGGGCAGCTCCAGGGAACCGAAGCGAGCCCGGGGTTTCTCCGAAGACCCGGCGCTGCGGATTCCTCACCGCGAGGAGGGACCATTGCTATGGAAACCAGAGCGCGGGGCAGCGGGGGATTGTGGCTCCCGGATGGTGACGGATCTTCTCTCTCCCCGAGACCCTCACCCGAGGCTTCGGGCGCGATTGCTTCCTGAACGAACCTGCCCTCCCGCCCACGGGAGAGAGGTAAGACTGTGGGGGCTCTTAACATCCAGGAGGCGAGGGAGCCCATTCCAACGTCAACTCCCCAGAAAACCTAGGAGGCTCACCCCTGAAAGTGGCTCTTTGCTCTTGTCAAGACGTGGACTTCGTCCCACGCTTATAAACCAGTATTAATGAACGCCCCCGATGTTTGCCGACTTTTCCCCCACGTGATGAGACCAGAAAGACCAGCTTTCGGACCTTGCTTCGTGACCCTAGGCAGGTCCTTTTCTCCCCTCTACTTCACTTTTCCGcgtgtaa includes:
- the C14H5orf52 gene encoding uncharacterized protein C5orf52 homolog, translated to MAELPRELISNSGSQNSAAQQSRPSVTWDLGSPSVFSASQATTSSGTNRTRASPHVRFGSQPEIHVGTHPQICFLRPRTAQPLVLFSLMNSSEAAAKKFLPKSNLSRVIIRDNLSAQRIYEMEIRASDRTKRKMSHLYDHLKKKFMTDQLRKLGRWRRESMNIQQYLDSIRVYKVHFKLQRNRKSQPP